Genomic window (Mya arenaria isolate MELC-2E11 chromosome 16, ASM2691426v1):
TGTAGATATTGATGACAAACTTTTGGAGTGCGAGAGATGCGACAAGTGGTTTTGTATACAGTGTGCGGGCATGGAGCCTAGCGTGTATTCCGTTATGGTAGCAAATAAGAATTTACATTGGTTCTGTCATGAGTGTGAAAAGCCAGCATTAACAGCGGTTAAGAGTGACAAAGAGATCGAGGAGAAATGTGCAGCGTACATGAGCAGCTTAACCGCAAAAATTGACTGTATTGAAGAGAAAGTCGAAGGGAAGGCAGATAAAAGTGTCGTCAAAAATTTACAGGAACGGGTAGTGCAACTGGAAAAGAAAGGAACGGACAATACTAGTGCTATACAGCAAAATTCAGTGAGTGAGACAATCTATGAACAGAGAGAAAGAGAATTTCGTGCGCGAAACCTAGTTATCCAGAACCTTCCAGAGTCTAGTGCAGAGGAACCTGAAGAGAGAAATAAAGAGGATATGGGATCAGTGGGTGAATTGTTAAAGATTATTGGCATAACAGAAGAGGCAGTTGTGGAGAAGTGTATGAGAATTGGTAAGAAAGAGGATGATAAGACTCGTATAACAAAGATTATTGTGAACAGTGTAGAAACAAAGAAGGCCATTCTAAAAGATGCCAAACGTTTGAAAAATGAGACCATATACAAAGAAGTCTTCATTGGACCCGACCTCACAAAGATGGAAAGGGAAGAACAATTCAACTTAAGGAAGGAACTGCGTGACAGGAAAGGAAATGGAGAGAAGGATATTTTTATCAGGGGAGGCAAAATTGTCCAGGCCAAAGACAAGGCACTGCGCTTCAAGGGTGGGGCGTCAGGATCAGCAGGTGAGCGATAAACGTAAGAATGCATCCAgtgtaaatagttttaaacgAAAAGGACTTAAGTTTTTAACAAGCAATGTGGATGTTATCACAACAAAGATGCCAGACATAGAGAG
Coding sequences:
- the LOC128221863 gene encoding uncharacterized protein LOC128221863, producing MAEMDKGTSGKANKTSKQKGRSKKSTSKQATDNTGMDNELTCSKCEAVFVDIDDKLLECERCDKWFCIQCAGMEPSVYSVMVANKNLHWFCHECEKPALTAVKSDKEIEEKCAAYMSSLTAKIDCIEEKVEGKADKSVVKNLQERVVQLEKKGTDNTSAIQQNSVSETIYEQREREFRARNLVIQNLPESSAEEPEERNKEDMGSVGELLKIIGITEEAVVEKCMRIGKKEDDKTRITKIIVNSVETKKAILKDAKRLKNETIYKEVFIGPDLTKMEREEQFNLRKELRDRKGNGEKDIFIRGGKIVQAKDKALRFKGGASGSAGER